From Chryseobacterium sp. IHB B 17019, one genomic window encodes:
- the tyrS gene encoding tyrosine--tRNA ligase: protein MNSFIEELKWRGLFADMMPGTDEQLDKEMTTAYIGFDPTADSLHIGSLIQIKILAHFQQHGHKPIALVGGATGMIGDPSGKSAERNLLDEATLLHYVDCLKNQLSRFLDFSGNEPNRAELVNNYDWMKNISFLDFAKNVGKNITVNYMMAKDSVKKRLSGEAGVDGMSFTEFTYQLIQGYDFLHLYQNNNVRLQMGGSDQWGNITTGTELIRRKAQGEAFALTVPLITKADGSKFGKSESGENYWLDKKKTSPYKFYQFWLNATDTDAERFIKFYTFLGKEEIENLIAEHKTAEHERKLQKKLAEEITVWVHGREEFEKALRASEILFSKGMEDMTSEIFTEIFDGISNKEMSKSEVIGSSITDLLSGSGFLKSKSEAQRQLKGNAISINKQKVNDSFIVDESDLIDNKYLLLQRGKKEYFIIKAN from the coding sequence ATGAACTCTTTTATTGAAGAACTGAAATGGCGCGGGCTTTTTGCCGACATGATGCCCGGAACGGACGAACAACTGGATAAGGAAATGACAACTGCCTATATCGGGTTTGATCCTACCGCAGATTCTTTACATATCGGAAGTCTTATTCAAATCAAAATTTTGGCGCATTTTCAGCAGCACGGCCATAAGCCGATTGCTTTAGTGGGGGGTGCAACCGGGATGATTGGTGACCCGTCTGGAAAATCTGCAGAGAGAAATCTTCTGGATGAAGCTACTCTTCTGCATTATGTTGACTGTCTGAAAAACCAGCTTTCAAGATTTTTGGATTTCTCAGGAAACGAGCCCAACAGAGCGGAATTGGTGAACAATTACGACTGGATGAAGAATATTTCTTTCCTTGACTTTGCCAAAAACGTTGGAAAAAATATCACCGTAAACTATATGATGGCGAAAGATTCCGTGAAAAAGAGACTTTCCGGGGAAGCGGGTGTTGACGGCATGAGTTTTACGGAGTTTACGTACCAGCTGATTCAAGGGTATGATTTTTTACATTTATACCAGAATAATAATGTAAGGCTTCAAATGGGAGGTTCTGACCAGTGGGGAAATATCACGACAGGTACAGAATTGATCCGTAGAAAAGCCCAGGGAGAGGCATTTGCGTTAACGGTTCCATTGATCACAAAAGCGGACGGCTCAAAATTCGGGAAGTCTGAAAGTGGTGAAAATTACTGGCTTGATAAAAAGAAAACTTCGCCTTATAAATTCTACCAGTTTTGGCTGAATGCTACTGATACTGATGCTGAAAGATTTATTAAATTTTATACTTTTTTAGGAAAAGAAGAAATTGAAAATTTAATTGCCGAACATAAAACTGCTGAACACGAAAGAAAGTTACAGAAGAAATTAGCTGAAGAAATAACTGTTTGGGTTCATGGAAGAGAAGAATTTGAAAAAGCTCTTAGAGCTTCAGAAATCCTATTCAGCAAGGGTATGGAAGATATGACAAGTGAAATATTTACTGAGATCTTTGATGGAATTTCAAATAAAGAAATGTCAAAATCAGAAGTTATTGGTTCAAGTATTACTGATTTACTTTCCGGTTCAGGTTTTTTGAAGTCAAAAAGTGAAGCCCAAAGACAATTGAAGGGGAATGCCATTTCAATAAATAAGCAAAAAGTAAATGATAGTTTTATTGTTGATGAGAGCGACCTTATTGATAATAAATATTTGTTGCTTCAAAGGGGAAAAAAAGAATATTTTATTATTAAAGCTAATTAA
- a CDS encoding RNA polymerase sigma factor, translating into MNDEQLFQLIGKAKEKDQKAQTKLINNFWVDVFSFVMKKVKDENDADEITVNVFSKVLSKLDMYDPHFQFKTWVLTIAQNTIIDFWRKKTRENQDPTENLDEVKNQYAKSPEELMISNEEQKKIIKTIESLDANYQDIIRLRFFEEKSIKEIAEELKISVANTKVRIMRAKKVLAELLKNNEFEDD; encoded by the coding sequence ATGAACGACGAACAACTATTCCAGCTCATCGGTAAGGCAAAGGAAAAAGATCAGAAAGCCCAGACAAAGCTTATCAACAACTTTTGGGTTGATGTTTTTTCTTTTGTGATGAAGAAAGTGAAGGATGAAAATGATGCGGATGAGATTACAGTGAATGTTTTTTCAAAAGTTTTGTCGAAACTGGATATGTATGATCCTCATTTTCAGTTTAAAACATGGGTTTTAACGATCGCTCAAAACACGATTATTGATTTCTGGAGAAAAAAAACCAGGGAAAATCAGGATCCTACCGAAAATCTTGATGAGGTAAAAAATCAATACGCAAAATCCCCAGAAGAATTAATGATTTCCAATGAAGAACAGAAAAAAATCATTAAAACAATTGAATCTTTGGATGCCAATTACCAGGATATTATCAGATTAAGATTTTTCGAGGAAAAAAGTATTAAGGAAATTGCTGAAGAACTGAAAATTTCCGTTGCCAATACCAAAGTAAGGATTATGCGCGCCAAAAAAGTATTAGCCGAACTGTTGAAAAATAATGAGTTTGAGGATGATTAA
- the lipA gene encoding lipoyl synthase: MENLVQDTTVQKPKWIRVKLPTGKNYRELRTLVDKYKLNTICQSGSCPNMGECWGEGTATFMILGNICTRSCGFCGVKTGKPLDVNWDEPEKVARSIKLMKIKHAVLTSVDRDDLKDMGSILWGETVNAVRRISPGTTMETLIPDFQGITKHLDRLVDVAPEVISHNMETVKRLTREVRIQAKYERSLEVLRYLKEAGQRRTKTGVMLGLGETRDEVFQTIEDIRNANVDVITLGQYLQPTKKHLPVKKFITPEEFDEFGDFARSLGFRHVESSPLVRSSYHAEKHIH, from the coding sequence ATGGAGAATTTAGTTCAGGATACAACCGTTCAAAAACCAAAATGGATCCGAGTAAAACTTCCTACAGGAAAGAATTACAGAGAATTAAGAACTTTGGTTGATAAATATAAATTAAATACAATTTGCCAAAGTGGAAGCTGCCCGAATATGGGTGAATGTTGGGGAGAAGGAACGGCAACTTTCATGATTTTAGGAAACATCTGTACCAGAAGCTGCGGATTTTGCGGGGTAAAAACCGGAAAACCACTCGATGTAAACTGGGATGAACCTGAAAAAGTAGCACGTTCTATCAAATTAATGAAAATCAAGCATGCTGTTCTGACCTCGGTGGACCGCGATGATTTAAAAGACATGGGATCAATCCTTTGGGGTGAAACAGTAAATGCCGTAAGAAGAATTTCTCCTGGAACGACTATGGAAACCTTGATTCCGGACTTCCAGGGAATTACAAAACACTTAGACAGATTGGTGGATGTAGCTCCAGAAGTGATTTCTCACAACATGGAAACCGTAAAACGACTGACAAGAGAAGTAAGAATCCAGGCAAAATACGAAAGAAGCCTTGAAGTTTTAAGATATTTGAAAGAAGCAGGACAAAGGAGAACAAAAACCGGAGTAATGCTGGGCTTGGGTGAAACGAGAGATGAGGTTTTCCAGACCATTGAAGATATCAGGAATGCAAATGTAGATGTGATTACTTTAGGTCAATATCTACAGCCTACAAAAAAACATCTTCCTGTAAAAAAATTTATTACTCCTGAAGAATTCGATGAATTCGGGGATTTTGCAAGAAGCTTAGGATTCAGGCATGTTGAGAGCTCGCCACTTGTAAGAAGCTCTTATCACGCAGAAAAACATATTCATTAA
- a CDS encoding MFS transporter, which yields MGIDKRIIPLAIGGLGIGTTEFTIMGLLPDIAKSLQITIPEAGHLISAYALGVVIGAPILIGYSVKFPPKKVLMVLMIIFTLFNGLSAIAPDYSMMLVIRFLSGLPHGAFFGVGTVVATRMAGKGKEAFYISLMFTGLTIANLAMVPLVTYIGHTFHWRWYFAIVAVIGLLALLFIKLWLPVLNSNQDTHFMEELKFLKRKQAWFVLMITAIGFGGLFTWFSYITPLMTVVAGIKESQMAYVMILAGGGMVVGNLVGGYLSDRLSPEKTCALLLFLMMISLGGVFFLSEYQNIALALTFVCGALSMSVAAPINIMMMKAAPKSEMMAAAFMQAAFNIANAMGAFLGGIPLENGYSFNYPSLVGVGMTLIGLVVALRYKTLYGSQVVDKEEISSDCVPCDK from the coding sequence ATGGGAATAGATAAAAGAATAATTCCGCTGGCAATCGGTGGTTTGGGAATAGGAACGACGGAGTTTACCATTATGGGGCTGTTGCCGGATATTGCTAAAAGTTTACAGATAACAATCCCGGAAGCAGGGCATCTGATTTCGGCCTATGCTTTGGGTGTAGTGATCGGAGCTCCCATCCTGATCGGGTATTCTGTGAAGTTTCCACCGAAAAAAGTGTTAATGGTCTTGATGATAATTTTTACTTTATTTAATGGATTATCTGCCATTGCACCGGATTATTCAATGATGTTGGTGATCAGGTTTTTATCAGGTCTTCCGCATGGGGCATTTTTCGGAGTGGGAACTGTTGTAGCGACCAGAATGGCGGGGAAAGGTAAAGAAGCTTTTTATATTTCACTGATGTTCACGGGGCTTACAATAGCCAATCTCGCGATGGTACCTTTGGTAACGTATATAGGGCATACATTTCACTGGAGGTGGTATTTTGCTATTGTAGCGGTTATTGGGTTATTGGCATTATTGTTTATAAAGCTCTGGCTGCCTGTTTTAAATTCCAATCAGGATACCCATTTTATGGAAGAGCTGAAGTTTTTGAAAAGAAAACAGGCATGGTTTGTATTGATGATTACGGCAATAGGTTTTGGTGGGCTATTCACATGGTTCAGCTATATAACACCTTTGATGACGGTGGTTGCAGGCATAAAAGAAAGCCAGATGGCTTACGTAATGATTCTTGCGGGAGGCGGAATGGTGGTAGGGAATTTAGTCGGAGGATATTTGTCAGACCGGTTGAGTCCTGAAAAAACATGTGCTTTATTACTTTTTTTAATGATGATTTCTTTGGGAGGGGTATTTTTCCTTTCCGAATATCAAAATATAGCATTGGCTCTTACTTTTGTTTGTGGAGCTTTGTCAATGTCTGTTGCCGCACCCATCAATATTATGATGATGAAAGCCGCCCCGAAAAGCGAAATGATGGCGGCAGCTTTTATGCAGGCAGCTTTTAATATTGCCAATGCGATGGGAGCATTTTTGGGTGGAATTCCTTTGGAAAATGGATATTCATTTAATTATCCCTCGTTGGTAGGAGTGGGCATGACCTTAATTGGACTTGTTGTTGCCCTGAGATATAAGACTTTATATGGCTCACAAGTTGTTGATAAAGAAGAGATTTCTTCCGACTGTGTCCCATGTGACAAATAA
- a CDS encoding STAS/SEC14 domain-containing protein, which translates to MITIIPEAPENVAAFNATGEVTKEDFENLVIPKVKEKVEQFNELNYLLYLDTDLDNFTMGAWLQDALLGLKNLAKWNRTAIVTDNEGVQNFTDIFSVLMPGEFKSFPKENLYNALYWCKNGNEVEA; encoded by the coding sequence ATGATAACGATTATTCCAGAAGCTCCGGAAAATGTTGCGGCTTTCAATGCAACGGGAGAGGTAACGAAAGAAGATTTTGAAAACCTTGTAATTCCTAAAGTAAAAGAAAAAGTAGAACAGTTCAATGAGCTGAATTATCTGCTTTACCTGGATACGGATCTGGATAATTTTACGATGGGAGCATGGTTACAAGATGCGCTTTTAGGATTAAAAAACTTAGCAAAGTGGAACAGAACCGCTATTGTTACGGATAATGAAGGGGTTCAGAATTTCACTGATATCTTCAGTGTTCTGATGCCCGGAGAATTCAAATCTTTTCCAAAAGAAAACCTTTATAATGCCCTTTACTGGTGCAAAAACGGTAATGAAGTTGAGGCATAA
- a CDS encoding NAD(P)/FAD-dependent oxidoreductase — protein sequence MNLKSNEPFWLLKNGLIASYPSLKSNEECDVLIVGGGITGSLIAHQMVAEGYKTILIDKREICNGSTSATTSMLQYEIDIPLFDLIEKIGKKGAVRSYKACSDAIDKIENLSEKIKSNSGFKRKKSLYFASGKKDSKWLKKEFEIRKSAGFDVKWLESEEIVEQFGFENTFGGILSKQGASIDAFKFSHELFKLNIKKGLRIFDKTEMVNIEYHKGYNLVSTDQGYQIKAKKIIYCIGYESKTLIKENFVNLKSTYAAVSEIDKTKFKNITSTLVWNTDKPYMYMRTTDDGRLLIGGGDEDFYNAEKRDAILNKKEKEILKNLKKIKPDYKFYTDFVWAGTFGETKDGLPYIGEHDKFKNSYFVLGFGGNGITFSVTGMEMASLFMQGKKHPLSRYFKFGR from the coding sequence ATGAATCTTAAATCAAACGAACCGTTTTGGCTTCTAAAAAACGGTCTGATTGCCTCATATCCATCATTAAAATCAAATGAAGAATGTGATGTCTTAATTGTCGGCGGCGGAATTACAGGAAGTTTAATTGCCCATCAGATGGTAGCGGAAGGTTATAAAACCATTCTTATTGATAAGCGGGAAATCTGCAACGGAAGCACCTCGGCAACAACTTCAATGCTGCAGTACGAAATAGACATTCCTCTTTTTGACCTTATTGAAAAAATAGGAAAGAAAGGTGCTGTAAGAAGTTATAAAGCCTGCTCCGATGCTATTGATAAAATTGAAAATCTTTCAGAAAAAATTAAGTCAAACTCAGGTTTTAAAAGAAAAAAATCACTGTATTTCGCTTCAGGAAAGAAAGACAGTAAGTGGTTGAAAAAAGAATTTGAAATAAGAAAAAGTGCCGGATTTGATGTAAAATGGCTGGAAAGTGAGGAAATTGTAGAACAGTTCGGTTTTGAAAATACTTTTGGAGGTATTCTTTCAAAGCAAGGAGCAAGTATTGATGCTTTCAAATTCTCTCATGAATTATTTAAGTTAAATATAAAAAAAGGCTTAAGAATTTTCGACAAAACCGAAATGGTTAATATTGAATATCATAAAGGATATAATCTGGTTTCCACTGATCAGGGATATCAGATTAAAGCTAAAAAAATTATTTACTGTATCGGATATGAAAGTAAAACTTTAATTAAAGAAAACTTTGTTAATTTAAAAAGTACTTATGCTGCCGTTTCAGAAATCGACAAGACTAAATTTAAAAATATCACCAGCACTTTAGTCTGGAATACCGACAAACCTTATATGTATATGCGGACAACCGATGATGGAAGATTGTTGATTGGCGGTGGTGATGAGGATTTTTATAACGCTGAAAAACGTGACGCAATTCTTAATAAAAAAGAAAAAGAAATTCTGAAAAATTTAAAGAAAATAAAACCTGATTATAAATTTTATACCGATTTTGTCTGGGCAGGAACTTTCGGGGAAACAAAGGATGGGCTTCCATATATTGGTGAACATGATAAGTTTAAAAATTCTTATTTCGTGTTGGGCTTTGGAGGCAACGGAATTACCTTTTCGGTAACAGGAATGGAAATGGCTTCCCTGTTTATGCAGGGTAAAAAGCATCCGCTTTCGAGATATTTTAAATTTGGGAGGTAG
- a CDS encoding lipocalin family protein, whose translation MKTLQKIAIPVSLGILGIFILNSCSVGIPKGATAVQNFNAEKYLGKWYEIARFDYKFERNMDNVTATYTQNPNGTIRVDNKGYNYVKKEWKESIGEAKFVKNKNEARLKVSFFKPFWAGYNVIDIDDNYQYALVAGSSLKYLWILSRTKEIPESIRQRFLEKARKIGYKTEELIWVRHN comes from the coding sequence ATGAAAACTCTTCAAAAAATAGCGATTCCCGTTTCTTTGGGTATTTTGGGGATATTTATTTTAAATTCATGTTCGGTTGGAATTCCTAAAGGAGCAACAGCTGTACAAAATTTCAATGCAGAAAAATACCTCGGAAAATGGTACGAAATCGCCCGTTTCGACTACAAATTCGAGAGAAATATGGATAATGTAACGGCAACGTACACCCAAAATCCGAACGGAACAATCCGTGTTGACAATAAGGGCTACAATTATGTCAAGAAAGAATGGAAAGAATCAATTGGAGAAGCAAAATTTGTGAAAAATAAAAACGAAGCCCGATTAAAAGTATCATTTTTTAAACCATTTTGGGCAGGTTATAATGTAATAGATATTGACGACAATTATCAATATGCTTTAGTTGCCGGAAGCAGCTTGAAATACCTTTGGATTCTCTCCAGAACAAAAGAAATTCCGGAAAGTATCAGACAAAGATTCTTGGAAAAAGCCCGGAAAATAGGCTACAAGACAGAAGAATTAATTTGGGTGAGACATAATTAA
- a CDS encoding DUF7832 domain-containing protein, translated as MSKYDDASWHYGGDFPDGLPEKNGATHTGMFLNWCINNDLISNELKEDSAEEIEKLKRREITGAEFVMDHLDGKFSEFDLSDWGNSFAKDYYADDTDFGNKFSSCADDYVNLFDTKAEENDYEYETFYHIEDTYENYDLMRQVIDHRFEEWKEYKSLN; from the coding sequence ATGTCTAAATATGATGATGCTTCATGGCATTATGGTGGTGATTTTCCAGATGGTCTTCCTGAGAAGAATGGTGCAACCCACACCGGAATGTTCCTGAATTGGTGTATAAATAATGATCTGATTTCCAATGAACTGAAAGAAGATTCTGCAGAAGAAATTGAAAAACTTAAACGAAGAGAAATCACGGGTGCAGAGTTTGTAATGGATCATTTGGATGGCAAATTTTCCGAATTTGATCTGAGTGACTGGGGAAATAGCTTTGCGAAAGATTATTATGCAGATGACACGGATTTCGGAAATAAATTCAGTTCATGTGCTGATGATTATGTAAATCTTTTTGATACAAAAGCTGAAGAAAATGATTATGAATACGAAACTTTTTATCATATTGAAGACACCTACGAAAATTATGATCTGATGAGACAGGTTATTGATCACCGTTTTGAGGAATGGAAGGAGTATAAAAGCTTGAATTAA
- a CDS encoding CinA family nicotinamide mononucleotide deamidase-related protein, with amino-acid sequence MEKAVLITIGDEILSGNTVDTNSNFIATELKNIGIKVTQIFTISDEINTIKNTLESALEIGDLIITTGGLGPTRDDKTKKAIAEFFNDDIALDDVTFNHLKNYMEKRGRLEILERNREQAFVPTKSTVFQNHYGTAPCMMMEQEGKLLFSLPGVPYEVKPLIKDQIIPYLQEKFKLNYISTRIVSVVGIPESILADTIEDWELALPENLALSYLPVGTRVKLRLTATGESEMALQQQLEEEIQKLLPLIKDHVIATSEDKIEKILGEILNEKKLTISTAESCTGGDLAKMITSNSGSSKYYLGGIIAYATEKKIEILKVKKETIDEFTVVSEQVAAEMAEGCQKLFKTNISLSTTGVAGPGKGEDGKEVGTVFYTIRVDDKVVTSKLYMPHLDRLDFMNFVSQKIIQDLVGILVAE; translated from the coding sequence ATGGAAAAAGCTGTTTTGATTACAATTGGAGACGAGATACTTTCCGGAAATACGGTTGATACCAATTCTAATTTCATTGCTACCGAACTTAAAAATATAGGAATAAAGGTTACGCAGATTTTTACTATTTCAGATGAGATTAATACAATTAAAAATACGTTGGAGTCCGCTCTTGAAATTGGGGATTTGATAATCACAACAGGTGGTTTGGGTCCTACCAGAGACGACAAAACAAAAAAAGCCATCGCAGAATTTTTTAATGATGACATTGCATTGGATGATGTTACTTTTAATCATCTTAAAAATTATATGGAAAAACGCGGACGGCTGGAAATCCTTGAAAGAAACCGCGAACAGGCTTTTGTGCCAACAAAATCCACCGTTTTTCAGAATCATTACGGTACAGCTCCGTGCATGATGATGGAGCAGGAAGGAAAATTGTTGTTCAGTTTACCGGGTGTTCCTTATGAAGTAAAACCATTGATAAAAGATCAGATTATTCCTTATTTACAGGAAAAGTTTAAGTTAAATTATATTTCAACAAGAATAGTTTCCGTTGTGGGAATTCCTGAAAGTATTTTGGCGGATACCATCGAAGATTGGGAGCTTGCTTTACCTGAAAATCTAGCATTGTCCTATCTCCCTGTCGGAACCCGCGTAAAATTGAGATTGACGGCAACCGGAGAAAGTGAAATGGCTTTACAACAGCAATTGGAGGAAGAAATTCAAAAATTATTGCCTTTAATCAAAGATCATGTGATCGCAACTTCCGAAGATAAAATTGAAAAAATTCTTGGGGAAATTTTAAATGAAAAAAAATTAACTATTTCCACCGCAGAAAGCTGTACAGGAGGAGACCTAGCAAAAATGATCACCTCAAATTCTGGAAGTTCAAAATATTATTTGGGCGGAATTATAGCCTATGCAACCGAGAAAAAGATTGAAATTTTAAAGGTAAAAAAAGAAACTATTGACGAATTTACCGTTGTAAGTGAGCAGGTTGCAGCTGAAATGGCAGAAGGCTGTCAGAAATTATTCAAAACCAATATTTCCCTTTCTACAACAGGTGTTGCAGGCCCCGGAAAAGGGGAAGACGGAAAAGAGGTGGGAACTGTTTTTTATACCATAAGGGTTGATGATAAGGTAGTTACTTCAAAATTGTATATGCCGCATCTGGACCGTCTTGATTTTATGAATTTTGTCTCGCAGAAAATTATCCAGGATCTGGTAGGAATTTTAGTTGCGGAATAA
- a CDS encoding M13 family metallopeptidase, which produces MKKLTLSLFLLAGVCSQIVNAQASAVKTVANTDKGLDISLMDKSVRPQDDFYNYVSGTWMKTAKIPSDKPTWGSFNKLADDTDNNSMTILNSLLKDKFADGTEGKKIQDLYATYMNMQKRNADGIKPIQENINKIDAIKNLNDLQNYLTSVTKEGENTLYGWGIDADLKDSKMNAVYLGNASLGLGRDYYQKVNEKNTEALAEYTKYVASMLKELGYKNADAAAKGIVDYEKSIAQTYLTNEQSRDNTLQYNPKTMAELKTLVKGVDLPTYLKKVGISSDKVIIGELGYYKNFDKLVSAENLPIIKDYLKFHMIHGSSSYLSEKLGDMKFAFYGKYLRGQQEQRALNKRGYELINGTLGEAFGKLYVEKYFPAEAKAQMVELIDYLKKSFAVHINGLTWMSSTTKEKAMQKLNKFTVKVAYPDKWKDYSKLNITSEAKGGNLYSNLQSITEWQYNKDLAKIGKPVDKTEWGMTPQTVNAYYNPVNNEIVFPAAILQPPFFNPKADAAVNFGGIGAVIGHEMSHGFDDSGAQFDADGNLVDWWTPEDKANFEKATKALAAQYDKYEPVKGTFVNGTFTNGENIADLGGVNIAYDALQMYLKDKGNPGAISGYTQEQRFFLSWATVWRTLSSEKYMVNQVKTDPHSPGYFRSFGPLINVDAFYKAFDVKQGDKLYKAPQDRIKIW; this is translated from the coding sequence ATGAAAAAACTAACACTTTCTTTGTTTTTATTAGCAGGAGTTTGTTCACAAATAGTGAATGCTCAGGCTAGTGCCGTGAAAACAGTGGCCAATACAGACAAAGGTCTGGATATTAGCTTGATGGATAAGTCTGTTCGTCCGCAGGATGACTTCTATAACTATGTAAGCGGAACTTGGATGAAAACAGCCAAAATTCCTTCTGATAAACCAACTTGGGGAAGTTTCAACAAGCTGGCTGATGATACAGACAACAACTCAATGACGATCCTGAACTCTCTTTTGAAGGATAAATTTGCAGATGGAACTGAGGGTAAAAAAATCCAGGATTTGTATGCGACATACATGAATATGCAGAAGAGAAATGCCGATGGAATCAAGCCTATTCAGGAAAATATCAACAAAATTGATGCAATTAAAAATCTTAATGATCTTCAAAACTATTTGACATCAGTTACAAAAGAAGGGGAAAATACTCTTTATGGATGGGGAATTGATGCTGATTTGAAAGACTCTAAAATGAATGCTGTTTACTTAGGAAACGCTTCTCTAGGTTTGGGAAGAGATTATTACCAGAAAGTGAACGAAAAAAATACGGAAGCTCTTGCGGAATATACAAAATATGTAGCTTCAATGTTAAAGGAATTAGGTTACAAAAATGCTGATGCTGCCGCAAAAGGAATCGTTGATTATGAAAAAAGCATTGCTCAGACGTATTTGACAAACGAGCAGAGCCGTGATAATACGCTTCAGTATAACCCAAAAACAATGGCTGAGCTTAAGACATTGGTAAAAGGTGTTGACCTTCCGACTTATCTTAAAAAAGTGGGCATAAGTTCAGACAAAGTAATCATCGGGGAACTCGGTTATTACAAAAACTTCGATAAATTAGTTAGTGCTGAGAATCTTCCCATAATTAAAGATTATCTTAAATTCCACATGATCCACGGAAGTTCTTCTTATTTGAGCGAGAAGTTAGGAGACATGAAATTTGCTTTCTATGGCAAATATTTAAGAGGTCAACAGGAGCAAAGGGCGCTTAACAAAAGAGGATATGAGCTTATCAACGGAACGTTGGGTGAGGCTTTCGGGAAATTATATGTTGAAAAATATTTCCCTGCTGAAGCTAAAGCTCAAATGGTTGAGTTAATTGATTATTTAAAGAAAAGCTTTGCCGTTCACATCAATGGTTTGACTTGGATGTCTTCTACAACAAAGGAAAAAGCAATGCAGAAATTAAATAAATTCACTGTAAAAGTTGCTTATCCGGACAAATGGAAAGATTATTCTAAATTAAATATCACTTCTGAAGCCAAAGGTGGAAATTTATATTCCAACCTTCAAAGCATCACAGAATGGCAGTACAATAAAGATTTAGCTAAAATCGGAAAACCGGTTGATAAAACAGAGTGGGGAATGACTCCACAGACGGTAAATGCTTACTACAACCCGGTAAACAACGAAATCGTATTCCCAGCTGCAATCCTTCAGCCGCCTTTCTTTAATCCTAAAGCTGATGCTGCGGTGAATTTTGGTGGAATCGGTGCCGTTATCGGTCACGAAATGAGCCACGGATTTGATGATTCAGGAGCACAGTTTGACGCAGATGGAAACTTGGTAGACTGGTGGACGCCGGAAGACAAAGCCAACTTCGAAAAAGCGACGAAAGCTCTTGCTGCTCAATATGATAAGTACGAGCCGGTAAAAGGAACTTTCGTAAACGGAACTTTCACAAACGGTGAAAATATTGCAGATTTAGGTGGTGTAAACATCGCTTACGATGCACTTCAAATGTATTTAAAAGATAAAGGAAACCCTGGAGCAATCAGCGGTTATACTCAAGAACAAAGATTTTTCCTAAGCTGGGCAACCGTTTGGAGAACTTTGTCAAGTGAAAAATATATGGTAAATCAAGTGAAAACAGACCCGCATTCTCCTGGATATTTCAGAAGTTTCGGTCCGTTAATTAATGTTGATGCTTTCTACAAAGCATTCGACGTGAAACAAGGAGATAAATTGTATAAAGCTCCTCAAGACAGAATTAAAATTTGGTAA